A window from Frischella perrara encodes these proteins:
- a CDS encoding type VI secretion system Vgr family protein has protein sequence MVNVGKIVNNTIDTMTKLVQQNRYSLKLDGLNQLESISVLSVDIQEQLNQPWRYCITFTSPNRALSVDQILSQPASFSFLPPTVKNIVQSVSSLETPPSARTLYGVVTGFSQLSVNQEEARYQVILVPRLALLANSHNSAIYQNQSVVSVVESVLRRHGFTGVDYRLALKNNYPNRELITQWQESDLAFILRLLADVGIWLRFESHPKHNCDVIVMSDDEQGLANHGVVIGRTPSGMGDSGRHSVWGLQSHSQTVIQSVGVNDYNYRKAQANMQSQVNRAANDTTTRGHDYRYGEHYRNQTADEQDEMVESGEWYATIRHQHAISHQRIIHGKSNDYTLAPGHQLSIENCDLADIENGIIILTTHGYADRSAAYEVEFTAIVFDRLKPYRPAPLPFPTISGTLPAKITSPDNDTYGYIDIQGRYRVKFAFDLASWPNGEESLWVRLAKPYAGDHYGIHFPLIDGTEVAIAFTDGNPDRPYIAYAMHNSTHPDHVATANKHRNVIRTPANNKLRMDDKRGQEHIKLATEYGKTQLNIGHLVNQNKEQRGEGFELRTDEWGAIRAGKGLYITTESKPKASGEQLDMRAAVAQLESALQVAKVLAQAAENSGIDAIDTSTQQDLKDSLNRLTQAGMLLDAPAGVGIVTPKDIQFSANDNIRLTANQNSYISVMKKIALTAGESIGLFASKLGIKLFAVKGKVELQAQTNAMDIMAKKNISIVSTNDEIEIMAQKAITIKCQGAYIKLANGSVEIGCPGGVIYKSGSVSYSSAGSQSGSASLKSSNLANTNLYSQQFRIIDERTKEPRAFVPYRIEVSDGEIIRGISDENGYTERVYGMSKKNVKIIVEG, from the coding sequence ATGGTTAATGTCGGAAAAATAGTTAATAACACAATTGATACAATGACTAAATTAGTTCAACAAAACCGTTATTCACTTAAACTTGATGGGCTTAATCAACTTGAATCTATATCAGTCTTATCAGTTGATATTCAAGAGCAGTTGAATCAGCCTTGGCGTTATTGTATAACGTTCACAAGTCCTAATCGTGCTTTATCAGTGGATCAAATTCTTAGTCAACCTGCCTCTTTTTCTTTTCTGCCGCCGACAGTAAAGAATATCGTGCAGTCAGTTAGCTCACTAGAAACACCACCATCTGCACGTACTCTTTATGGTGTCGTTACAGGATTCAGTCAGCTATCGGTTAATCAAGAAGAAGCACGTTATCAGGTAATACTGGTACCAAGACTTGCTTTACTCGCGAATAGCCATAATAGTGCGATTTATCAAAATCAGAGTGTAGTGAGTGTTGTGGAATCGGTATTACGTCGGCATGGTTTTACCGGCGTAGACTATCGTTTAGCGTTAAAAAATAACTATCCTAACCGCGAACTTATTACACAATGGCAAGAGAGTGACTTAGCATTTATTTTACGATTATTGGCAGATGTGGGCATTTGGTTACGTTTTGAAAGCCATCCAAAGCATAATTGTGATGTCATTGTGATGAGTGATGACGAGCAGGGGCTTGCTAATCATGGTGTAGTCATTGGGCGAACGCCTAGTGGTATGGGGGATAGTGGTCGTCATAGTGTCTGGGGATTACAATCTCATAGTCAGACCGTGATACAGTCGGTAGGTGTGAATGATTATAACTATCGCAAAGCACAGGCTAATATGCAATCGCAAGTCAATCGTGCTGCAAATGATACTACAACGCGGGGACACGATTATCGTTATGGCGAACATTATCGAAACCAGACTGCCGATGAACAGGATGAAATGGTGGAAAGTGGTGAATGGTATGCTACGATTCGTCACCAACATGCGATAAGTCATCAGCGAATTATTCACGGTAAAAGCAATGATTACACATTAGCTCCGGGTCATCAGCTTTCAATAGAAAATTGTGATCTCGCGGATATAGAAAACGGCATTATTATTTTAACGACTCATGGGTATGCCGATCGTAGTGCTGCCTATGAAGTTGAATTTACCGCTATTGTCTTTGACCGCTTGAAACCTTACCGTCCTGCACCGTTACCGTTTCCGACTATTAGTGGCACGTTACCGGCGAAAATAACCAGTCCAGATAATGACACCTATGGTTATATCGATATCCAAGGTCGTTATCGAGTGAAATTCGCTTTTGATTTAGCGTCTTGGCCTAATGGTGAAGAGAGTTTATGGGTAAGATTAGCCAAGCCTTACGCCGGTGATCATTATGGGATTCACTTTCCTTTAATTGATGGAACAGAAGTAGCTATTGCATTTACTGACGGTAATCCTGATCGTCCGTATATCGCGTATGCCATGCATAACAGTACTCATCCAGACCATGTAGCAACAGCAAATAAACACCGCAATGTGATTCGTACACCGGCTAACAACAAATTACGGATGGATGATAAACGTGGTCAAGAACATATTAAGTTAGCGACAGAGTACGGCAAAACCCAACTTAATATTGGTCATTTAGTCAATCAAAATAAAGAGCAACGGGGAGAGGGTTTCGAATTACGTACTGATGAATGGGGGGCGATCAGAGCCGGCAAGGGATTATATATCACGACGGAGTCGAAACCGAAAGCCAGTGGTGAGCAATTAGATATGCGTGCAGCTGTTGCACAATTAGAATCAGCACTACAAGTGGCGAAAGTTTTGGCACAAGCGGCTGAAAACTCAGGAATTGATGCAATTGATACATCAACCCAACAAGATTTAAAGGACAGCCTCAATAGACTAACTCAAGCAGGCATGTTACTTGATGCACCCGCTGGAGTAGGAATTGTGACGCCTAAAGATATTCAATTCAGTGCTAATGATAATATTCGCTTAACTGCAAATCAAAATAGTTATATTTCAGTTATGAAAAAAATAGCATTAACGGCAGGTGAATCAATAGGGTTATTTGCCAGTAAGTTAGGAATAAAACTGTTTGCGGTAAAAGGTAAAGTAGAATTACAAGCACAAACCAATGCAATGGATATCATGGCTAAGAAAAATATATCAATTGTAAGTACGAATGATGAAATCGAAATTATGGCACAAAAAGCAATTACGATTAAATGTCAGGGTGCTTATATCAAATTAGCCAATGGCTCTGTTGAAATTGGTTGCCCAGGTGGTGTTATTTATAAGAGTGGTTCTGTGTCGTATTCATCAGCCGGCTCTCAGTCAGGATCAGCAAGTTTAAAATCGTCAAATTTAGCGAATACAAATTTATATAGTCAGCAATTTCGTATTATTGATGAGCGGACAAAAGAACCTAGAGCGTTTGTGCCTTATCGAATTGAGGTTAGCGACGGCGAAATTATTCGAGGCATCAGTGATGAAAATGGTTACACCGAACGAGTTTACGGTATGAGCAAGAAAAATGTAAAAATTATCGTCGAAGGATAA
- a CDS encoding formylglycine-generating enzyme family protein yields the protein MNKKGLILGCSLGLLMGCDSKTDNAVTSQDTALQSEIAELITRSKADMVFIEGGEFMMGDFGPLDKEKTGGLYYGIGDYGVRTIHKVSLKSYSLSRYQITFHDYLLYRQSKGLGNPYPIEHITAENRKRGFDNTVDSKDWVKFSTNTPESPRQSETPAFLPWEAAQEYCQWLGEQTGLPYSLPTEAQWEYAARNRGKFVLYPTDNGQFEPGRNLPSYEQRQERRHLGGIDSFPVGSFPATPLGLYDMGFNKFEWVNDWFDPDYYSHSPEADPQGPAEAVFTDGFGGTGFSKVVRGYEYPTDLQMTFSRTKHKLWLEYTPEVFDGLYYVTARCAVNHDKPLN from the coding sequence ATGAACAAGAAAGGTTTGATATTAGGCTGTAGTCTTGGGTTATTAATGGGTTGCGATAGTAAAACGGATAACGCTGTAACAAGTCAGGATACAGCCTTGCAGTCTGAAATTGCTGAATTGATAACACGTAGTAAGGCCGATATGGTATTTATTGAAGGCGGTGAATTTATGATGGGGGATTTTGGTCCTTTGGATAAAGAGAAAACCGGCGGTTTATATTATGGTATCGGAGATTATGGCGTACGCACAATTCATAAAGTCAGTTTAAAGAGCTATTCACTAAGTCGTTATCAAATCACCTTTCATGATTATCTGTTATACCGTCAATCCAAAGGCTTAGGTAATCCTTACCCTATTGAACATATTACTGCAGAAAATAGAAAGCGTGGTTTCGATAACACTGTTGATAGTAAAGATTGGGTGAAGTTTAGCACCAATACTCCCGAATCACCGAGACAATCAGAAACGCCCGCTTTTTTGCCTTGGGAAGCTGCGCAAGAGTATTGCCAATGGTTAGGTGAGCAGACGGGCTTACCTTACAGTTTACCGACAGAAGCACAATGGGAGTATGCAGCACGAAACCGAGGGAAATTCGTGCTATACCCAACTGATAATGGACAATTTGAACCGGGTAGAAATTTGCCGTCGTATGAGCAACGGCAGGAAAGAAGGCACTTGGGTGGTATTGATTCATTTCCAGTGGGCAGTTTTCCGGCAACGCCCTTAGGGTTATATGATATGGGATTTAACAAATTTGAATGGGTTAATGATTGGTTTGATCCAGATTACTATAGTCATTCACCGGAAGCCGATCCGCAAGGGCCTGCCGAAGCAGTGTTTACCGATGGTTTCGGTGGTACGGGGTTTTCTAAAGTGGTGCGAGGTTACGAATATCCGACTGATTTGCAAATGACGTTTTCCCGTACCAAACATAAATTATGGCTAGAATATACACCGGAAGTTTTTGATGGTCTTTATTATGTCACCGCGCGCTGCGCCGTAAATCATGACAAACCGCTTAATTAA
- a CDS encoding formylglycine-generating enzyme family protein has protein sequence MINKKGLILGCSLGLLMGCDNQSDNTVISQDTALQSEIAGLITRSKADMVFIEGGEFMMGDFGPLDKEKTGGLYYGIGDYGVRTIHKVSLKSYSLSRYQITFHDYLLYRKSKGLGNPYPIEHITAQNRQDGFNSKFENKKWLKLSTNTPESPRQSETPAFLPWEAAQEYCQWLGEQTGLPYSLPTEAQWEYAARNRGQFVLYPTDNGQFEPGRNVPSYEQRQQRRHLGGIDSFPVGSFPATPLGLYDMGFNKSEWVNDWFDPDYYSHSPEADPQGPAEAVFTDGYGGTGFSKVVRGYEYPMDLIMTFFRTKQKLWLEYTPEVFDGLYYVTARCAVNHDKPLN, from the coding sequence ATGATAAATAAAAAAGGTTTGATATTAGGCTGTAGTCTTGGGTTATTAATGGGTTGTGATAATCAGTCCGATAACACTGTAATAAGTCAAGATACCGCCTTGCAGTCTGAAATTGCTGGATTGATAACACGTAGCAAGGCCGATATGGTATTTATTGAAGGCGGTGAATTTATGATGGGGGATTTTGGCCCCTTGGATAAAGAAAAAACCGGCGGTTTATATTATGGTATCGGAGATTATGGCGTACGCACAATTCATAAAGTCAGTTTAAAAAGCTATTCACTAAGCCGTTATCAAATCACCTTTCATGATTATTTGTTATATCGTAAGTCCAAAGGCTTAGGCAATCCTTATCCTATTGAACATATTACTGCACAAAATAGACAGGATGGTTTCAATAGTAAGTTTGAAAATAAAAAATGGCTAAAGTTAAGCACCAATACTCCTGAATCACCACGTCAATCAGAAACGCCCGCTTTTTTGCCTTGGGAAGCTGCGCAAGAGTATTGTCAATGGTTAGGTGAACAGACAGGTTTACCTTACAGTTTACCGACAGAAGCACAATGGGAGTACGCAGCACGTAATCGAGGGCAATTCGTGCTATACCCAACTGATAATGGACAATTTGAACCGGGTAGAAATGTGCCGTCATATGAGCAACGGCAGCAAAGAAGGCACTTGGGTGGTATTGATTCATTTCCCGTAGGCAGTTTTCCGGCAACGCCCTTAGGGTTATATGATATGGGATTTAACAAATCTGAATGGGTCAATGACTGGTTTGATCCGGATTACTATAGCCATTCACCGGAAGCCGATCCGCAAGGACCTGCCGAGGCGGTGTTTACTGATGGTTACGGTGGTACAGGGTTTTCTAAAGTGGTGCGAGGTTACGAATATCCGATGGATTTAATAATGACATTTTTCCGAACCAAACAGAAATTATGGTTGGAATATACACCGGAAGTTTTTGATGGTCTTTATTATGTCACCGCGCGTTGCGCCGTAAACCATGACAAACCACTTAATTAA
- a CDS encoding ImcF-related family protein, translating to MNKQWYWGILFFVLCIFLLFAIIIYFHGDLVGLDTLIQRVTALLFLTLGCLIFLILYSVGLLSWKKLGEKDFLSFIKKDKKVKDKNNNKKDQIFFNEIKRYFYAQFGLFWRRKVRKCLVLGTSTDVDTLLPNLINDHWQVTDQTLMLYGGNAENEIDKAWLKTLKNSLGRIIGLRRKPLDAIIWLLPTNYLQLNRQQQYRLEKIAMQIRERNKVLGWQVPIYLVSTRASEWQQQGRIEQSIGLFFNHLKLINLDSVDPLLDHLAQECCEKGMQQVMQDLGHDFLLRLSQDLVTSDKARIKQWLSKWLTLPKINSPRGLLFAPVPQEIKEDEENYLPEHYLLMTPTWQTISDDSVKQSGSRIGVAWEMMVCSLIILVTGIFGVGQLTSYYHNQELIMDSTRLVNNINQSAVASYSDQLEAQYALLLKMSQLMYRKEHGAPIRYQFGLNQNDKLLNALWSHYTMANERNIAKPFFKWQSSYLVRLTAMSPSDPKRNEVINSSYEVLKAYLMLSNPDKIDVNYLGDFATRMWGTPANIQTSQWQKLMPELVKFYGKAIQDHPELAQKPTKQLVQDVRQILINQIGIQNAENTIYQAILQRASQNYANQTLTIMLGDIDSRMLFSSNEEVPGVFTRKAWENFIKDEIASAAKSRQEQIDWVLSDSSKVMTSSVSPDVLRQHLTERYFSDYSSAWLLFLNNIQWRQANNVADVIEQLTLMSDVRQSPVIALMNVIKYHAEVAYSGGGLSDNIVRSAKELIKERDPAKLNVKAEASGPLTPTFGVVLNLMNSEVDNNGMSLQTYLLRVTQVRLKLQNITSSANPQAMAKLLAKSVFQGTSVDLSETRDYGNLIAANLGDEWLGFGYSLFQQPLEQAWQVILTPAAGSFNETWNSQIVYEWEKAFAGRYPFKDSDNDASLAELARFLRPNAGMIDKFISNELGGILEKQGENWVINPVNAQGLNFTPEFIEMLNLFNQLSNLLLISGDAQISFDLMARSGGNVMRSELYIDKQKLDYFNQMPVWQRFTWPGDGYSPYAQLSWSSDETGQQLYEYYSGDWAWIRLLESAMIRQIDSGRFEVVWKVANDRNLKYILRSQSGEGPLMLLKLRNFSLPKNVFDIRNTEESIKVTL from the coding sequence ATGAATAAACAATGGTATTGGGGAATTTTGTTTTTTGTTCTTTGCATTTTTCTTTTATTTGCAATTATCATTTATTTTCATGGTGATCTCGTTGGGTTAGATACGCTCATACAACGAGTGACCGCATTACTTTTTTTAACATTAGGTTGTCTTATATTTTTAATATTATACAGTGTTGGTCTGTTAAGTTGGAAAAAATTAGGGGAAAAAGATTTTTTATCCTTTATCAAGAAAGACAAAAAAGTTAAAGATAAAAATAACAACAAAAAGGATCAGATCTTTTTTAATGAAATAAAACGCTATTTTTATGCTCAATTTGGTTTATTCTGGCGTAGAAAAGTGCGCAAATGTTTGGTACTGGGAACATCTACTGATGTAGATACCTTATTGCCTAATCTAATTAATGACCATTGGCAAGTCACTGATCAAACATTAATGCTATATGGTGGTAACGCTGAGAATGAAATAGATAAAGCTTGGCTTAAAACACTTAAGAATTCCCTTGGTCGGATTATTGGTTTACGTCGTAAACCTCTGGACGCCATTATTTGGTTATTACCTACTAACTATTTGCAACTAAATCGTCAACAGCAGTACAGATTAGAAAAAATTGCCATGCAAATAAGGGAACGTAATAAAGTGTTAGGTTGGCAAGTACCTATTTATTTAGTTTCAACTCGAGCAAGCGAATGGCAACAACAAGGACGAATTGAGCAAAGCATAGGATTATTTTTCAATCATCTGAAATTAATTAATCTAGATAGTGTCGATCCGTTGCTAGACCATTTAGCACAAGAGTGTTGTGAAAAAGGTATGCAACAGGTAATGCAAGATTTGGGTCATGATTTTCTGTTAAGATTAAGCCAAGATCTGGTTACCAGTGATAAAGCTAGAATCAAGCAATGGTTATCTAAATGGTTAACGCTACCTAAAATTAACTCACCACGCGGTCTTTTATTTGCTCCCGTCCCCCAAGAAATAAAAGAAGATGAAGAGAATTATTTACCAGAGCATTATTTATTAATGACGCCAACATGGCAAACGATTAGTGATGATTCTGTTAAACAATCAGGATCAAGAATTGGTGTAGCTTGGGAAATGATGGTTTGTTCCTTGATTATACTCGTGACGGGCATTTTTGGGGTTGGTCAATTAACCTCTTATTACCATAATCAAGAATTAATTATGGATAGTACACGACTGGTTAATAATATTAACCAATCAGCAGTGGCGAGTTATAGCGATCAATTAGAAGCACAGTATGCCTTATTGCTAAAAATGTCACAATTGATGTATCGCAAGGAGCATGGAGCACCTATTCGTTATCAATTTGGTTTAAATCAAAATGATAAATTACTCAATGCATTATGGTCTCACTATACGATGGCGAATGAACGTAATATAGCCAAACCATTTTTTAAATGGCAATCAAGCTATTTAGTTCGATTAACCGCTATGTCACCGAGTGATCCCAAACGAAATGAGGTCATCAATTCTAGCTATGAAGTCTTAAAAGCTTATCTAATGTTAAGTAATCCTGATAAAATTGATGTGAACTATCTTGGTGATTTCGCTACCCGTATGTGGGGTACGCCTGCAAATATTCAAACTAGTCAATGGCAAAAATTGATGCCTGAATTGGTGAAGTTTTATGGTAAGGCAATACAAGATCATCCAGAATTAGCCCAAAAACCAACTAAACAGCTTGTCCAAGATGTGCGTCAAATTCTCATCAATCAAATTGGTATTCAAAATGCGGAAAATACTATTTATCAAGCTATTTTACAGCGTGCGAGTCAAAACTATGCAAATCAAACCCTAACGATAATGTTGGGCGATATAGATAGTCGCATGTTATTTAGTTCTAATGAAGAAGTGCCAGGCGTATTCACACGTAAAGCCTGGGAGAATTTTATAAAAGATGAAATAGCCAGTGCGGCAAAATCTCGGCAAGAACAGATTGACTGGGTTCTAAGTGATAGTTCAAAAGTAATGACCTCATCCGTTTCACCGGATGTACTACGTCAACATTTAACCGAGCGATATTTTAGTGATTATAGCTCGGCGTGGTTACTTTTTTTAAATAATATTCAATGGCGACAGGCTAATAATGTTGCGGATGTGATTGAGCAATTAACACTGATGTCTGATGTAAGGCAATCGCCAGTAATTGCTTTAATGAATGTCATTAAATATCATGCTGAAGTTGCATATAGTGGCGGAGGGTTATCGGATAATATTGTTCGTTCAGCCAAAGAGCTAATTAAAGAAAGAGATCCAGCTAAATTAAATGTTAAAGCAGAAGCCTCAGGACCGTTAACTCCAACCTTTGGTGTGGTACTTAATCTGATGAACAGCGAAGTGGATAATAATGGTATGAGCTTACAAACGTACTTATTACGCGTGACACAAGTGCGTTTAAAACTGCAAAATATTACCAGTAGTGCAAATCCACAAGCTATGGCTAAATTGTTAGCTAAAAGCGTGTTCCAAGGTACGTCGGTTGATTTAAGTGAAACTCGAGATTACGGTAATTTAATAGCTGCTAATTTAGGTGATGAATGGTTAGGTTTTGGTTATAGTTTATTCCAACAACCACTTGAACAAGCTTGGCAAGTTATTTTAACTCCGGCAGCAGGTAGTTTTAATGAAACTTGGAATTCACAAATTGTTTATGAATGGGAAAAAGCCTTTGCCGGTCGCTATCCTTTTAAAGATAGCGATAACGATGCCTCATTAGCCGAGTTAGCACGCTTTTTACGCCCTAATGCCGGTATGATTGATAAGTTTATCAGCAATGAATTAGGCGGAATATTGGAAAAACAAGGTGAAAATTGGGTAATTAATCCTGTAAATGCACAAGGTTTAAATTTCACGCCAGAATTTATTGAAATGCTTAATCTTTTTAATCAATTATCAAATCTGTTACTGATTAGTGGCGATGCTCAAATATCATTCGACTTAATGGCGCGCAGCGGTGGTAATGTGATGCGAAGTGAACTTTACATTGATAAGCAAAAACTGGATTATTTTAACCAGATGCCAGTTTGGCAACGCTTTACTTGGCCGGGCGATGGTTATTCACCTTATGCACAATTAAGTTGGAGTAGTGATGAAACTGGACAGCAGTTATATGAATACTATTCTGGCGATTGGGCATGGATTAGACTACTAGAATCAGCTATGATACGTCAAATAGATTCCGGACGTTTTGAAGTGGTTTGGAAAGTGGCTAATGATAGAAATTTGAAATATATTTTACGTAGTCAATCCGGTGAAGGACCATTAATGTTACTAAAATTACGTAATTTTAGTTTACCAAAAAATGTATTTGATATTCGTAATACGGAAGAATCGATAAAAGTAACGCTATAA
- a CDS encoding formylglycine-generating enzyme family protein, with protein sequence MNKKGLILGCSLGLLMGCDSQMDNSVTSQNTALQSEIAELITRSKSDMVFIEGGEFMMGDFGPLDKEKTGGLYYGIGDYGVRTIHKVRLKSYSLSRYQITFHDYLLYRKSKGLGNPYPIEHITAENRQDGFNSKFENKKWLKISTNTPESPRQSETPAFLPWEAAQEYCQWLGEQTGLPYSLPTEAQWEYAARNRGQFVLYPTDNGLFEPGRNVPSDEQQQQRSRLGGIDSFPVGSFPATPLGLYDMGYNKFEWVNDWFDPDYYSHSPEANPQGPAEAVFTDGYGGTGFSKVVRGYEYPTDLQMTFSRTKHKLWLEYTPEVFDGFYYVTARCAINSERPVN encoded by the coding sequence ATGAACAAGAAAGGTTTGATATTAGGCTGTAGTCTTGGGTTATTAATGGGTTGCGATAGTCAAATGGATAATTCTGTAACGAGTCAGAACACAGCCTTGCAGTCTGAAATTGCTGAATTGATAACACGTAGCAAGAGCGATATGGTATTTATTGAAGGCGGTGAATTTATGATGGGGGATTTTGGTCCTTTAGATAAAGAAAAAACCGGCGGTTTATATTATGGTATCGGAGATTATGGCGTACGCACAATTCATAAAGTGCGTTTGAAGAGCTATTCACTAAGTCGCTATCAAATCACCTTTCATGATTATTTGTTATATCGTAAGTCTAAGGGTTTAGGTAATCCTTATCCTATTGAACATATCACTGCAGAAAATAGACAGGATGGTTTCAATAGTAAGTTTGAAAATAAAAAATGGCTAAAGATAAGCACCAATACTCCCGAATCACCGCGACAATCAGAAACGCCCGCTTTTTTGCCTTGGGAAGCTGCACAAGAGTATTGCCAATGGTTAGGTGAGCAGACAGGCTTACCTTACAGTTTACCGACAGAAGCACAATGGGAGTACGCAGCACGAAACCGAGGGCAATTCGTGCTATACCCAACTGATAATGGACTATTTGAGCCGGGCAGAAATGTGCCGTCAGATGAGCAACAACAGCAAAGAAGTCGCTTAGGTGGTATTGATTCATTTCCCGTAGGCAGTTTTCCGGCAACGCCCTTAGGGTTATATGATATGGGGTATAACAAATTTGAATGGGTTAATGACTGGTTTGATCCGGATTACTATAGTCATTCACCAGAAGCCAATCCGCAAGGACCTGCCGAGGCGGTGTTTACCGATGGTTACGGTGGTACAGGGTTTTCTAAAGTGGTGCGAGGTTACGAATATCCGACTGATTTGCAAATGACGTTTTCCCGAACCAAACATAAATTATGGTTGGAATATACACCGGAAGTTTTTGATGGATTTTATTATGTCACCGCGCGCTGCGCAATTAATAGTGAAAGACCTGTGAATTAA
- a CDS encoding PAAR domain-containing protein — protein sequence MKGVIRLGDKTTHNGCVLTASTTIIVQGKGVARVGDTVSCPKDKHGPTQIIEGDPNITDNGIPIAFEGHKCACGCSLISSIQSFGKR from the coding sequence ATGAAAGGTGTGATAAGACTTGGCGATAAAACAACTCATAACGGTTGTGTTTTAACCGCATCAACAACGATCATTGTGCAAGGCAAAGGCGTTGCAAGAGTAGGTGATACGGTCTCTTGCCCTAAAGATAAACATGGTCCCACTCAAATTATAGAGGGCGATCCTAATATAACTGATAATGGTATCCCAATTGCCTTTGAAGGACATAAATGTGCGTGTGGGTGTAGCCTTATATCATCAATACAATCTTTTGGTAAACGGTAA